A genomic window from Artemia franciscana chromosome 14, ASM3288406v1, whole genome shotgun sequence includes:
- the LOC136035576 gene encoding serine/threonine-protein kinase prk-2-like, producing the protein MDLDEICSLIIKEKHRFDSRFSITDQELGSGAFGEVYLGADKSGGGKVAIKKIKKRKIYDYTVNKKGKVVPMEIEILMKIKGLDLDGFVQIIDFFEMGDEFWLVTEFFENSLDLNSFIKCQQGLSEKEALFIFRKICNCVLGLFNCKIIHRDIKPENIIITPEATIKLIDFGSATHIDRAQENLVATTLYLPPESLLEKIYKPEAVAVWSLGLVLAGLLTGKNIFAKHRSPYAVSCKKALEPLVIKCVRSIIKNITPTFSIQVKDLLSKCLNEDPDERITLKDILKHKCFSALN; encoded by the coding sequence ATGGATTTAGACGAAATCTGCTCCCTcatcataaaagaaaaacatcgaTTTGATAGTCGCTTTTCTATTACTGACCAGGAGCTCGGAAGTGGAGCGTTTGGGGAAGTCTATCTTGGGGCAGATAAATCCGGCGGTGGAAAAGTAGCcattaagaaaataaagaaacgcAAAATATACGATTACACTGTGAACAAAAAGGGAAAGGTGGTTCCTATGGAAATTGAGATACTGATGAAAATCAAAGGCCTAGATCTAGATGGTTTCGTTCAAATTATCGACTTCTTTGAAATGGGTGATGAATTTTGGCTTGTCACggaattttttgaaaactcGTTGGACCTAAATAGTTTTATTAAGTGTCAACAGGGACTTAGCGAGAAAGAGGCACTTTTCATCTTCagaaaaatttgtaattgtgtccTAGGactgtttaattgtaaaattatcCACAGAGACATAAAGCCAGAAAACATTATTATTACACCCgaagcaacaataaaattaattgattttggAAGTGCCACACATATTGACAGGGCTCAAGAGAATCTTGTTGCCACGACACTTTATTTACCGCCTGAGTctttacttgaaaaaatatacaaacctGAGGCTGTGGCGGTTTGGTCCTTGGGATTGGTTTTGGCTGGCCTTCTCACTGGGAAAAATATCTTCGCAAAACACAGATCACCATACGCGGTTAGTTGTAAAAAAGCGTTAGAACCGTTAGTTATAAAATGCGTTAGAAGTATTATAAAGAACATAACGCCCACTTTTTCGATACAAGTAAAAGACCTGCTAAGTAAGTGTTTGAACGAGGATCCAGATGAAAGAATTACACTGAAAGACATATTAAAGCACAAATGTTTCAGtgctttgaattga
- the LOC136035577 gene encoding importin-9-like, with amino-acid sequence MLHFLSAKIICNKVKNAIAYALANAVKWDWPCAWPDLLDILLKYIRTENPDLVDGSMRFLLEVAGQILDKHITTLGPIILQEVHKVFTDVQKYRLRIREMALDLFLTVCEVICGAVFTNKSLVKLLRENILLPFSQALVMALQANDGPALDNHLRAKIFQVLTSIVQVSPKEVLISLEEIIHTVIFFLNPF; translated from the exons atgctacattttctaagtgctaaaattatttgtaataag GTAAAAAATGCAATTGCTTATGCCCTTGCAAATGCTGTCAAATGGGACTGGCCTTGTGCTTGGCCTGACTTGTTGGATATCCTACTAAAGTACATTAGGACAGAAAACCCAGATTTGGTGGATGGATCAATGCGTTTCTTATTAGAGGTAGCTGGTCAAATTTTGGATAAGCATATTACTACCCTTGGTCCAATTATCCTCCAAGAAGTTCACAAAGTTTTCACTGATGttcag aaatatcgTTTAAGAATTAGAGAAATGGCTCTAGATTTATTCCTAACCGTGTGCGAAGTAATATGCGGAGCTGTTTTCACCAACAAATCATTAGTTAAACTTTTACGTGAAAATATACTACTGCCATTTTCTCAAGCGTTGGTAATGGCTTTGCAAGCCAACGATGGCCCTGCTCTGGACAACCATCTTCGTGCAAAGATTTTTCAAG tATTGACATCGATTGTTCAGGTTTCGCCTAAAGAAGTTTTGATATCGCTTGAAGAAATAATACatactgtcattttttttttaaatccattttGA